One bacterium genomic region harbors:
- a CDS encoding chaperone modulator CbpM, with amino-acid sequence LIALAAAQDGKALPSDQLDRLEMIVRLQRDLGVNLPGIDVILEMRDREIRMRREVDEILEFIRHRISEDIRELLGVEKYPLALGAGEDFLSIDKGNPGREDMETRGHGEKEEPER; translated from the coding sequence GCCTCATCGCGCTGGCGGCGGCACAAGATGGGAAAGCGCTGCCTTCCGACCAGCTGGACCGCCTCGAGATGATCGTGCGGCTCCAGCGCGACCTGGGCGTCAACCTGCCCGGAATTGACGTGATCCTCGAAATGCGCGACCGGGAGATCCGGATGCGCCGCGAAGTGGATGAGATCCTGGAGTTTATACGCCACAGGATATCGGAAGATATCAGGGAGCTCCTGGGAGTGGAGAAATATCCATTAGCCTTAGGTGCAGGCGAGGATTTCCTCTCTATCGATAAAGGAAATCCCGGACGCGAAGACATGGAGACACGGGGACACGGGGAAAAAGAGGAGCCAGAACGCTGA